A part of Limihaloglobus sulfuriphilus genomic DNA contains:
- a CDS encoding HNH endonuclease, which yields MSSGSLQLYRISKETSSFNNRNIISNDEYKGSLKTKRVRKPIPEKVKHEVWRRDQGKCVCCGSNENLEFDHIIPHSKGGADTARNLQLLCQSCNRKKSDSI from the coding sequence ATGTCAAGTGGATCTTTACAGCTGTATAGGATTTCTAAAGAGACGAGCAGTTTCAATAATCGAAATATAATAAGCAATGATGAATACAAAGGTTCGTTAAAAACAAAAAGAGTGAGAAAACCCATACCCGAAAAAGTGAAACATGAAGTTTGGAGAAGGGATCAAGGTAAGTGCGTTTGTTGTGGTAGTAATGAAAATCTGGAATTTGATCATATTATACCACACAGTAAGGGTGGAGCAGACACCGCTAGAAATTTGCAGCTGCTGTGCCAAAGCTGCAATCGAAAAAAAAGTGATAGTATTTGA
- a CDS encoding 1-phosphofructokinase family hexose kinase, translating to MFERGNIITVGIRPAWDVVCSADGIEWGDHKVLDARTSVPAGKALNVSKALAWLGYPSIATGLWGQEDYDEMAEQLRPLSSFIDIRFAAVRGHTRQNITLRDTRKNREMHLRLPGTLANKGSIRRMSDQLLRMIDKDDVLVFGGSMPEGALLEEVVSLIWDCKQKHTNIILDTSGTALERLVSSGQISLISPNITELENLLNCRVKEDPQAVLRAGRRLLDKVSALIVSLGSEGAVFISRDECWHSFYAGADRDVLKTVAGGDYLLAGFIAGMKENPSPEYALTKAVRLATGFVFGLCKDHEPWQLDEMLEIETNHL from the coding sequence ATGTTTGAACGCGGCAATATAATTACAGTTGGTATTCGCCCGGCCTGGGATGTTGTATGTTCGGCCGATGGTATCGAGTGGGGCGATCATAAGGTTCTTGACGCCAGGACAAGCGTACCTGCCGGCAAGGCTCTCAATGTCTCCAAGGCGCTTGCCTGGCTTGGTTATCCAAGCATCGCGACAGGCCTGTGGGGGCAGGAAGATTATGACGAGATGGCGGAGCAGCTTCGGCCTCTGAGCAGTTTTATCGATATCCGTTTCGCCGCGGTTCGCGGGCATACCAGACAGAATATAACCCTTCGGGATACCAGGAAAAACCGTGAAATGCATCTTCGCCTTCCCGGAACTCTTGCCAACAAGGGCTCAATCCGCCGCATGTCTGATCAGCTTTTGCGAATGATCGACAAGGATGATGTACTCGTATTCGGCGGAAGTATGCCGGAAGGTGCACTGCTTGAGGAGGTTGTCTCGCTTATCTGGGACTGCAAACAGAAGCATACAAACATCATACTCGATACCAGCGGAACAGCTCTCGAGAGGTTGGTAAGCAGCGGGCAGATATCGCTGATTTCACCTAATATCACAGAGCTTGAAAACCTGCTCAATTGCAGGGTAAAAGAAGATCCGCAGGCTGTATTACGTGCCGGCAGGCGCCTTCTGGATAAGGTTTCTGCTTTGATTGTGAGCCTGGGCTCTGAAGGTGCGGTTTTTATCAGCCGCGATGAGTGCTGGCATTCTTTTTATGCCGGTGCTGACAGGGATGTGCTCAAGACCGTTGCCGGCGGAGATTATCTGCTTGCAGGTTTTATCGCCGGCATGAAAGAAAATCCAAGCCCTGAATACGCCCTGACAAAGGCAGTCCGGCTTGCTACCGGATTTGTTTTCGGCCTTTGCAAAGACCATGAGCCGTGGCAGCTTGATGAAATGCTCGAAATAGAAACGAACCACTTGTAG